Proteins co-encoded in one Symbiobacterium terraclitae genomic window:
- a CDS encoding methyl-accepting chemotaxis protein, with product MIRDPIRRLRLRLITWIVTPGVLLTALLGCLTYIRTQDMILERLESEQSKLAAVLTAQINGDDMVRLAAGGDAGLYERYMAMASGFAADTGAALVYGVVADGTGNPRIAFVYPAVMMPGAEYAIPPGTFADAITSALGGVPAASEIYADELGEWKSAIHPLRDGSGKVVGFAGIDYDVTAVTRVLREALWTAAGFTLASVAIWVAVALLLSNVLSRPLRQAAATLRRLGEGDLRIDPDAARRPRNEVDEMLDISRLQQEIRQLIEGVTLSTEAVLGAAAAMRESAGQSTRHAELTVRAVEEVRANGGTLSLTSTEARQSVEQMEVTIQQIASGSGQTAGEVAQAARLLDEVRAEIEQVAATVVAMAEGSAHATATAREGVTVVEQTLDGIGRIRTAVAQAMAKIRDLEQLSAQIGQITQAITEIAEQTNLLALNAAIEAARAGEHGRGFAVVAEEVRRLAERSAASTREIADLITNIQGRTAEAVQAMETGNAEVERGGQMAADTGRALSAIIQTVDGSARDVQRVADAMARIRQDAQRVTETFQSVAAVAEENSAASEEMAAGTAQMLEAIARVAEIVQANAQAVDGLGEAVEQQSASAASLSGSAAALEQVAQDLGAQVKRFQL from the coding sequence ATGATCCGCGACCCCATACGCAGACTACGTCTCCGCCTGATCACCTGGATTGTCACGCCGGGAGTTCTCCTGACCGCCTTGCTGGGCTGCCTCACGTACATACGGACTCAGGACATGATCCTCGAACGGCTCGAGAGCGAACAGTCCAAACTGGCCGCGGTTCTGACGGCGCAGATCAATGGCGACGACATGGTCCGGCTGGCGGCGGGCGGAGACGCGGGGCTCTATGAGCGGTACATGGCGATGGCCAGTGGGTTCGCCGCCGACACCGGCGCGGCGTTGGTCTACGGCGTGGTCGCCGACGGCACCGGCAACCCGCGGATCGCCTTCGTCTACCCGGCCGTGATGATGCCCGGCGCGGAGTACGCCATCCCGCCCGGCACCTTCGCGGATGCGATCACCTCCGCACTCGGGGGCGTCCCCGCAGCGTCGGAGATCTACGCCGACGAGCTGGGCGAGTGGAAGAGCGCCATCCACCCGCTGCGTGACGGCTCGGGCAAGGTCGTCGGCTTCGCCGGCATCGACTACGACGTCACCGCGGTCACCAGGGTGCTGAGGGAGGCGCTCTGGACCGCCGCGGGCTTCACCCTGGCATCGGTGGCGATCTGGGTGGCGGTGGCGCTGCTCCTCTCCAACGTCCTCAGCCGTCCGCTGCGGCAGGCGGCCGCCACGCTCCGGCGGCTGGGCGAGGGCGACCTCCGGATCGATCCCGACGCGGCCCGCCGCCCGCGGAACGAGGTGGACGAGATGCTGGACATCTCGCGCCTGCAGCAGGAGATTCGCCAGCTGATCGAGGGGGTCACCCTCTCCACCGAGGCCGTCCTGGGCGCCGCCGCGGCCATGCGGGAGTCGGCCGGGCAGTCGACCCGCCACGCGGAGCTGACGGTCCGGGCGGTGGAGGAGGTCCGCGCCAACGGCGGGACGCTCTCGCTCACCTCGACTGAGGCGCGCCAGTCGGTGGAGCAGATGGAGGTCACCATACAGCAGATCGCCTCCGGCTCCGGGCAGACGGCGGGCGAGGTGGCCCAGGCCGCCCGGCTGCTGGATGAGGTCCGGGCCGAGATCGAGCAGGTCGCGGCCACCGTGGTTGCCATGGCCGAGGGCTCGGCCCACGCGACCGCCACGGCGCGCGAGGGCGTGACCGTGGTGGAGCAGACGTTGGACGGCATCGGGCGGATCCGCACCGCGGTGGCACAGGCCATGGCGAAGATCCGCGATCTCGAACAGCTCTCCGCCCAGATCGGCCAGATCACCCAGGCGATCACGGAGATTGCCGAGCAGACCAACCTGCTTGCCCTGAACGCCGCCATCGAGGCGGCGCGCGCCGGGGAGCACGGCCGCGGCTTTGCCGTGGTGGCCGAAGAGGTGCGGCGGCTGGCGGAGCGCTCCGCCGCCTCGACCCGGGAGATCGCCGACCTGATCACCAACATCCAGGGTCGCACCGCCGAGGCGGTCCAGGCGATGGAGACCGGCAACGCCGAGGTGGAGCGCGGCGGCCAGATGGCGGCCGACACCGGCCGGGCGCTCTCTGCCATCATCCAGACGGTCGACGGCTCCGCGCGCGACGTGCAGCGGGTGGCCGACGCGATGGCCCGCATCCGCCAGGATGCGCAGCGGGTGACCGAGACCTTCCAGTCGGTCGCGGCGGTGGCGGAGGAGAACTCGGCCGCCTCCGAGGAGATGGCCGCCGGCACGGCCCAGATGCTCGAGGCGATCGCCCGGGTAGCCGAGATCGTCCAGGCCAACGCCCAGGCGGTTGACGGGCTGGGAGAGGCGGTGGAGCAGCAGAGCGCTTCGGCAGCCAGCCTCTCCGGCAGTGCGGCCGCACTGGAGCAGGTGGCGCAGGATCTGGGCGCCCAGGTCAAGCGGTTCCAGCTCTGA
- a CDS encoding CBS domain-containing protein, translating to MSAERFIRAYNQIDDHLRDLLDIDRSRFGFASVVDQAAKRFSVVRRYADDLKEFGALRNAIVHDKEYPARIIADPRPEVVEAIERLAEVIINPPRVYPMFRREVRRLDVDDPLAKPLRWIREYHYTQFPAFRGARFAGLLTSRCIAQWLADSLATGGVDVAGATVADALRHDPFGGRRVAFVPRSATWYDAAELFTPGKGKRQAALEALLITESGREDEALLGIITPRDLLNPPEGLS from the coding sequence ATGTCAGCGGAACGGTTCATCAGGGCGTACAACCAGATCGACGACCACCTGCGGGACCTGCTCGACATCGACCGCTCCCGCTTCGGCTTCGCCTCGGTGGTGGACCAGGCGGCGAAGCGGTTCAGCGTGGTCCGCCGGTACGCCGACGACCTGAAGGAGTTCGGGGCGCTGCGCAACGCCATCGTCCACGACAAGGAGTACCCGGCCCGCATCATCGCCGACCCCCGCCCTGAGGTGGTGGAGGCCATCGAGCGGCTGGCGGAGGTCATCATCAACCCGCCCCGCGTCTACCCCATGTTCCGCCGGGAGGTGCGGCGGCTGGACGTCGACGATCCCCTCGCGAAGCCGCTCCGGTGGATCCGCGAGTACCACTACACCCAGTTCCCGGCGTTCCGGGGAGCGCGCTTCGCCGGGCTGTTGACCTCCCGCTGCATCGCCCAGTGGCTCGCCGACTCCCTCGCCACCGGCGGTGTGGACGTCGCCGGCGCGACGGTGGCCGACGCCCTGCGCCACGACCCGTTCGGGGGGCGGCGGGTGGCCTTCGTCCCCCGCAGCGCCACATGGTACGACGCCGCCGAGCTCTTCACCCCCGGGAAAGGCAAGCGGCAGGCGGCCCTGGAGGCGCTCCTGATCACGGAGAGCGGCCGGGAGGACGAGGCGCTCCTCGGGATCATCACCCCGCGCGACCTGCTGAACCCGCCGGAGGGCCTGAGCTAG
- a CDS encoding PTS sugar transporter subunit IIA, translating into MVFGLFARKQPIKVVAPVKGEVKPIGETPDLVFAEKMMGDGFCVFPEVTSAARVVSPVDGEVVNLFPTGHAVGIRTAVGLEVLVHVGIDTVKLQGRGFRILTAQGAKVSAGQPLLEVDLAAIQGDVPSLATPVVYTNLEEKQTWRLERQGPVDAGDPVATVNAR; encoded by the coding sequence ATGGTCTTTGGTCTCTTCGCAAGAAAGCAGCCGATCAAGGTGGTAGCGCCCGTCAAGGGCGAGGTGAAGCCCATCGGCGAGACACCCGACCTGGTCTTCGCGGAGAAGATGATGGGCGACGGCTTCTGCGTCTTCCCCGAGGTGACGTCCGCGGCGCGGGTGGTCAGCCCGGTGGACGGCGAGGTGGTGAACCTCTTTCCGACCGGCCACGCGGTGGGGATCCGCACCGCCGTCGGGCTGGAGGTGCTGGTCCACGTCGGGATCGACACGGTGAAGCTCCAGGGCAGGGGCTTCCGGATCCTGACCGCGCAGGGGGCGAAGGTCAGCGCGGGGCAGCCGCTGCTCGAGGTCGACCTGGCGGCGATTCAGGGCGACGTTCCCTCGCTGGCCACGCCGGTGGTGTATACGAACCTGGAGGAGAAGCAGACCTGGCGCCTGGAGCGCCAGGGGCCGGTGGATGCCGGTGACCCGGTGGCGACCGTCAACGCGAGGTGA
- a CDS encoding ABC transporter substrate-binding protein encodes MTSRRSRPAMLLTAALMSAVLLAACGRGPARTSEKVTVRFTEVIHSIFYAPQYVAQAKGFFEDEGLEVIASTAQGSDRGVAALLAGTADIAMVGPETTVFVYNQDSPVKVKLFAQLTARDGSFLVAREKPEGEFSWTDVRGKSIIGWRPGSMPQLVAEAILRRHGLDPETDLEYIDNLAAPAMVGAFLSGQGDYIQVFEPSVSQLEQEGHGYVVSYLGADYGGMPYTGFVATDKFIAEHPDVIQRYTNAIYRAQKYVFETDPKVVAREVAQFFEGTDVDLLAASIQRYRDEGGWVRTPVMNPADYDALQDLMIARGVLQPDQRAPFDAIATNQFAEEAVNRIK; translated from the coding sequence ATGACCAGCCGCAGATCACGGCCAGCGATGCTGCTGACGGCCGCCCTGATGTCCGCCGTACTCCTGGCGGCGTGCGGCAGGGGCCCGGCCAGGACGAGCGAGAAGGTCACGGTCCGGTTCACGGAGGTCATCCACTCGATCTTCTACGCCCCGCAGTACGTGGCCCAGGCGAAGGGCTTCTTCGAGGACGAGGGGCTCGAGGTGATCGCCTCCACCGCACAGGGCTCCGACCGGGGCGTCGCCGCTCTGCTGGCCGGCACGGCGGACATCGCCATGGTGGGCCCCGAAACCACGGTCTTCGTCTACAACCAGGACTCGCCGGTGAAGGTGAAGCTGTTCGCCCAGCTCACGGCCCGTGACGGCTCCTTCCTGGTGGCCCGGGAGAAGCCCGAGGGCGAGTTCTCTTGGACCGACGTCAGGGGTAAGTCCATCATCGGCTGGCGGCCGGGCTCGATGCCGCAGCTGGTGGCCGAGGCCATCCTCCGTCGCCACGGCCTGGACCCCGAGACCGACCTGGAGTACATCGACAACCTGGCGGCGCCGGCCATGGTGGGCGCGTTCCTGAGCGGACAGGGAGATTACATACAGGTCTTTGAGCCGTCGGTCAGCCAGCTGGAGCAGGAGGGGCACGGGTACGTGGTCTCCTACCTGGGCGCCGACTACGGCGGCATGCCCTACACCGGCTTCGTCGCGACCGACAAGTTCATCGCGGAGCACCCGGACGTGATCCAGCGGTACACCAACGCCATCTACCGGGCGCAGAAGTACGTGTTCGAGACCGACCCGAAGGTGGTGGCCCGGGAGGTCGCACAGTTCTTCGAGGGGACCGACGTCGACCTGCTTGCGGCCTCCATCCAGCGCTACCGGGACGAGGGCGGCTGGGTGCGAACTCCGGTGATGAACCCCGCCGACTACGACGCCCTCCAGGACCTGATGATCGCCAGGGGCGTGCTGCAGCCCGACCAGCGGGCGCCCTTCGACGCCATCGCCACCAACCAGTTTGCCGAGGAGGCGGTCAACCGGATCAAGTAG
- a CDS encoding ABC transporter ATP-binding protein, with product MSRPRIALEEVSLTYLTPRGATPALAGVSLAVYPGEFVSIVGPSGSGKSTILSLIAGILRPTAGRVLLDGEPVTGPSQRVGYMLQRDYLFEWRTVRENCMIGPEVQGQDRARARGRVARLLHKTGLAAFADAYPDQLSGGMRQRAALVRTLAIDPDILLLDEPFSALDFQTKLMLADEMWSLLKSEHKTALLVTHDISEAISMSDRVIVLSQRPGRVKSVHEITFAGPERPVPFKARSAPEYGGYFQRIWSELDQPGR from the coding sequence GTGAGCCGTCCCCGCATCGCACTCGAGGAGGTCTCCCTGACCTACCTCACCCCCCGGGGGGCCACGCCGGCGCTGGCCGGAGTCTCCCTGGCGGTCTACCCGGGGGAGTTCGTCTCCATCGTCGGCCCCAGCGGGTCGGGCAAGTCCACGATCCTCTCCCTCATCGCCGGCATCCTGAGGCCCACCGCCGGGCGGGTGCTGCTGGACGGCGAGCCGGTCACCGGCCCCTCCCAGCGGGTGGGCTACATGCTCCAGCGGGACTACCTCTTCGAGTGGCGCACGGTGAGGGAGAACTGCATGATCGGTCCGGAGGTGCAGGGGCAGGACCGGGCCAGGGCCAGGGGACGGGTGGCCCGGCTCCTGCACAAGACCGGTCTTGCCGCCTTCGCGGACGCCTACCCGGACCAGCTCTCGGGCGGCATGCGCCAGCGCGCCGCGCTGGTGCGCACCCTCGCCATCGACCCCGATATCCTGCTGCTCGACGAACCCTTCTCCGCCCTGGACTTCCAGACCAAGCTGATGCTCGCCGACGAGATGTGGAGCCTGCTGAAATCGGAACACAAGACGGCGCTGCTGGTCACGCACGACATCTCCGAGGCCATCTCCATGTCCGACCGGGTGATCGTGCTCTCCCAGCGGCCCGGGCGGGTGAAGTCGGTCCACGAGATCACCTTCGCCGGGCCGGAGCGCCCCGTTCCGTTCAAGGCGCGGAGCGCACCGGAGTACGGCGGCTACTTCCAGCGCATCTGGTCCGAGCTGGACCAGCCCGGGAGGTGA
- a CDS encoding ABC transporter permease, which produces MRDEELLARYRRAQRRRRWSVTAAQAALLAGFLALWELAAARYWVNPMLTSRPSAVWRTLLDLTASGSLWRHVGVTLQETLAGFAVGMALGMAVAVALWWWPALAAVLDPYLVVLNALPKIALGPIFYIWLGHQWSVYGMAVAISVIVTIVMLHAGFGEVEQNQILVMRTFGATRAQILQKVVIPASLPTLMAALKVNIGLTLVGVIVGEFLSARAGLGYLIIYGGQVFQMQLVMTSVVILALISAVLYLAVTWAERLVARLLHLPTRS; this is translated from the coding sequence GTGCGCGATGAGGAGTTGCTTGCCCGGTACCGCCGCGCCCAGCGGCGCCGCCGCTGGTCCGTGACGGCCGCCCAGGCGGCCCTGTTGGCCGGCTTCCTGGCGCTGTGGGAGCTGGCCGCGGCCCGCTACTGGGTGAACCCGATGCTGACCAGCCGCCCCTCCGCGGTCTGGCGGACCCTGCTCGACCTGACCGCCTCGGGCTCGCTCTGGCGGCACGTGGGGGTCACCCTCCAGGAGACGCTGGCCGGCTTTGCGGTCGGCATGGCGCTGGGCATGGCCGTCGCCGTGGCGCTCTGGTGGTGGCCCGCCCTGGCGGCGGTGCTCGACCCCTACCTGGTAGTGCTCAACGCCCTGCCCAAGATCGCCCTCGGCCCCATCTTCTACATCTGGCTCGGCCACCAGTGGTCGGTCTACGGCATGGCCGTGGCGATCTCGGTGATCGTCACCATCGTGATGCTCCACGCCGGCTTCGGCGAGGTGGAGCAGAATCAGATCCTGGTCATGCGCACGTTCGGCGCGACCCGGGCGCAGATCCTGCAGAAGGTGGTCATCCCCGCCTCGCTGCCCACCCTGATGGCCGCGCTGAAGGTGAACATCGGTCTGACGCTGGTAGGCGTGATCGTAGGCGAGTTCCTCTCCGCCCGGGCGGGCCTGGGCTACCTGATCATCTACGGCGGCCAGGTCTTCCAGATGCAGCTGGTGATGACCTCGGTGGTGATCCTCGCGCTGATCTCCGCCGTGCTCTACCTGGCCGTGACCTGGGCGGAGCGGCTCGTGGCCCGGCTCCTCCACCTGCCGACCCGGAGCTGA
- a CDS encoding GNAT family N-acetyltransferase yields MAIRTVRVTTPEQMEAAFAIRRKVFIEEQSVPPEEELDALDQTAAHVLALDPGGRPVATGRIIPYGERTGKLQRIAVLSEFRGGGYGRAVVEALEEIGRSMGFSRFVLGAQTHAEAFYRKLGYRTTSPEVFLDAGIPHVHMEKIAAE; encoded by the coding sequence ATGGCGATTCGCACCGTGCGGGTGACCACGCCGGAGCAGATGGAGGCGGCCTTTGCGATCCGGCGCAAGGTGTTCATCGAGGAGCAGAGCGTCCCGCCCGAGGAGGAGCTGGACGCCCTCGACCAGACCGCTGCCCACGTGCTCGCCCTGGACCCCGGCGGCCGCCCGGTGGCCACGGGGCGCATCATCCCCTACGGCGAGCGGACCGGCAAGCTGCAGCGCATCGCGGTGCTGAGCGAGTTCCGGGGCGGGGGCTACGGCCGGGCCGTGGTCGAGGCCCTGGAGGAGATCGGGCGGAGCATGGGCTTCAGCCGCTTCGTTCTGGGCGCTCAGACCCACGCCGAGGCGTTCTACCGCAAGCTCGGGTACCGGACCACGTCGCCCGAGGTCTTCCTGGACGCCGGCATCCCGCATGTGCATATGGAGAAGATCGCAGCGGAATAG
- the hflC gene encoding protease modulator HflC — MNPNREPIELKVNVQPGEVRGLLIWIALIALVFGALSQVIFVREDEYLVIRSWTGVVQRVQTEAGPTFKIPLLQTAQTLPKHRMVYDSNPADVLTADQKPIIVDHYTVWQITDPLLFVQNTQTTVRAEQRIDAAVYSTVRGVLGKLRFGEIISEGESARGNLNAQVTQLVNESLANYGITVHDVRLKRTDLPEQNMESVYNRMKSERSKIAQDYLSQGDEQAANIRARTDKEATLIVSEARRQAAEIEAEGEAEAARIYNEAYGADPEFYAFYRTLESYRTTLNGKPTIVIPVDSPYARLLMGE; from the coding sequence GTGAATCCCAACCGTGAGCCCATCGAGCTGAAGGTCAATGTGCAGCCCGGCGAGGTCAGGGGGCTCCTGATCTGGATCGCGCTCATCGCACTGGTCTTCGGCGCCCTGAGCCAGGTGATCTTCGTGCGGGAGGACGAGTACCTGGTCATCCGCTCCTGGACCGGCGTCGTGCAGCGGGTCCAGACCGAGGCCGGGCCCACCTTCAAGATCCCGCTGCTGCAGACCGCGCAGACGCTGCCCAAGCACCGCATGGTGTACGACAGCAACCCGGCCGACGTGCTGACGGCCGACCAGAAGCCGATCATCGTCGACCACTACACCGTCTGGCAGATCACCGACCCGCTGCTTTTCGTGCAGAACACCCAGACCACCGTCCGGGCCGAGCAGCGCATCGACGCGGCGGTCTACTCCACCGTGCGCGGCGTGCTGGGCAAGCTCCGGTTCGGTGAGATCATCTCCGAGGGCGAGTCCGCCAGGGGAAACCTGAACGCCCAGGTCACCCAGCTGGTCAACGAGTCGCTGGCCAACTACGGCATCACGGTCCACGACGTGCGGCTGAAGCGGACCGACCTGCCCGAGCAGAACATGGAGTCGGTCTACAACCGCATGAAGTCCGAGCGGTCGAAGATCGCCCAGGACTACCTGTCGCAGGGCGACGAGCAGGCGGCCAACATCCGGGCCCGCACCGACAAGGAAGCGACGCTGATCGTCTCCGAGGCCCGCCGCCAGGCGGCGGAGATCGAGGCCGAGGGCGAGGCCGAGGCCGCGCGGATCTACAACGAGGCCTACGGCGCCGACCCCGAGTTCTACGCCTTCTACCGCACGCTGGAGTCCTACCGGACGACGCTGAACGGCAAGCCGACGATCGTGATCCCGGTCGATTCGCCGTACGCCCGGCTCCTGATGGGCGAGTAG
- the hflK gene encoding FtsH protease activity modulator HflK, whose translation MRLIRRALLGLLLVALVADLALTTWFRVEEHESALVLTMGRATRQVEKGLHTKLPWPLETVVVVPTKQTQELQFGFREQGGQVRLVEDEALMITGDENLVWADLLVEWRVQDIQQYLFAVDDPERLLRNATAASLRSVMGTTGLDFAITTGKFEIQDEVERQLVELMNAYGTGIQIIDVKLQDVEPPKQVAAEFKAVTDAREAQQTKINEAGKYEAERIPQARAEARQLLEQAEARKQARINQALGDVAQYKAIYEAYKANPTVTRKRLLLETLEQILPGAEIVIMDSSDGTVKYLPIVPGGGGGQ comes from the coding sequence GTGCGACTGATACGGCGAGCGCTTCTGGGGCTGCTGCTGGTGGCCCTCGTGGCCGACCTGGCGCTGACGACGTGGTTCCGCGTGGAGGAGCACGAGTCGGCGCTGGTGCTGACGATGGGGCGCGCCACCCGGCAGGTGGAGAAGGGCCTGCACACCAAGCTGCCCTGGCCGCTGGAGACGGTGGTGGTCGTGCCGACGAAGCAGACGCAGGAGCTGCAGTTCGGTTTCCGTGAGCAGGGCGGCCAGGTGAGGCTCGTGGAGGACGAGGCGCTGATGATCACGGGCGACGAGAACCTGGTGTGGGCCGACCTGCTGGTGGAGTGGCGCGTTCAGGACATCCAGCAGTACCTGTTCGCGGTCGATGATCCGGAGCGGCTCCTCCGCAACGCCACGGCCGCTTCGCTGCGCTCCGTCATGGGCACCACGGGCCTCGATTTCGCCATCACCACGGGCAAGTTCGAGATCCAGGACGAGGTGGAGCGCCAGCTGGTCGAGCTGATGAACGCCTACGGCACCGGCATCCAGATCATCGACGTGAAGCTGCAGGACGTGGAGCCGCCGAAGCAGGTCGCGGCCGAGTTCAAGGCGGTCACCGACGCCCGGGAGGCGCAGCAGACCAAGATCAACGAGGCCGGCAAGTACGAGGCCGAGCGCATCCCGCAGGCCCGGGCCGAGGCCCGGCAGCTGCTGGAGCAGGCGGAGGCGCGGAAGCAGGCCCGCATCAACCAGGCCCTGGGCGACGTGGCGCAGTACAAGGCCATCTACGAGGCCTACAAGGCGAACCCGACCGTCACCCGGAAGCGGCTGCTGCTGGAGACGCTGGAGCAGATCCTGCCCGGGGCGGAGATCGTGATCATGGACTCGTCTGACGGCACGGTGAAGTACCTGCCGATCGTGCCGGGAGGGGGTGGCGGACAGTGA